One genomic region from Candidatus Endomicrobiellum trichonymphae encodes:
- a CDS encoding HDIG domain-containing metalloprotein — translation MISAKISESSPQSSISLIKAAEFFTDKQKHFDNNATFSENITRESLLKFAALFHDSAKPETAKFENGKMHFLGHEELGAGKVKEIMFSLKSSKNDMLFKIFKVL, via the coding sequence TTGATTTCAGCGAAAATCTCAGAAAGCAGTCCGCAGTCATCCATATCTTTAATTAAAGCTGCAGAATTTTTTACCGACAAGCAAAAACATTTTGATAATAATGCCACTTTTTCCGAGAACATCACAAGAGAGAGTCTTTTAAAATTTGCCGCTCTTTTCCATGACAGCGCAAAACCTGAAACAGCGAAATTTGAAAATGGCAAAATGCACTTTTTAGGACACGAAGAATTGGGAGCCGGAAAAGTAAAAGAAATTATGTTTTCTCTCAAATCCAGTAAAAATGATATGCTTTTTAAAATTTTTAAAGTTCTTTAA
- a CDS encoding M16 family metallopeptidase yields MESFRLSNNIKVVFNKTSGVNVVSMRIFTPVSVINETSDNAGISYLTAKLMTQSTKNRSNEILANETESIGADLSGDADYDTALLSMTFLSEYFDKAADILADAVLNPAFDEKELSFEKQNVIAALSCRRDNIGNIAYDEFAKLFYHNTSYAMPVLGAKETVSKISCKDLADWHRYSYNTSNILISVAGNIGKNIVKESLEKYFASVPDGKKVEKPVFNIKQHESIKKEIKGKFNQAYIYTGFPAPAISSKDFVSIKVANAILGGKMTSRLFVELRENLGLAYEVGAVYTPRKAESYLAVYIGLDKKNIELTLKKTDKILKDFCTLKVDEEELKNTKTYIKGLYIMSRQTVSKQSYYYGWREIVGQGCEYDNEYLKQMEKITAQNVLDAINKVFLSYSVSVIVNPEA; encoded by the coding sequence ATGGAAAGTTTTAGGCTTAGCAATAATATCAAGGTCGTATTCAATAAAACCAGTGGAGTCAATGTTGTTTCAATGAGAATATTCACCCCTGTTTCAGTTATAAACGAGACTTCAGATAATGCCGGAATATCGTATCTTACTGCAAAACTTATGACACAGTCCACAAAAAATCGGTCCAATGAAATCCTTGCAAACGAGACAGAAAGCATAGGAGCAGATTTGTCCGGCGATGCGGATTACGATACAGCATTACTCAGTATGACCTTTCTCTCGGAATATTTTGACAAAGCCGCAGACATTCTTGCAGATGCAGTATTAAATCCAGCATTTGATGAAAAAGAATTATCTTTTGAAAAACAGAATGTTATAGCGGCTCTGAGTTGCCGCAGAGACAATATCGGAAACATCGCTTACGATGAGTTTGCAAAATTGTTTTACCATAACACGTCTTATGCAATGCCTGTTTTAGGTGCAAAAGAAACCGTTTCAAAAATCAGCTGTAAAGATCTGGCAGATTGGCACAGATATTCCTATAATACCTCAAATATTTTGATTTCGGTTGCCGGAAACATAGGCAAAAACATTGTAAAAGAGTCTTTAGAAAAGTATTTTGCGTCGGTTCCCGATGGCAAAAAAGTTGAAAAACCTGTCTTCAACATAAAACAGCACGAATCAATTAAAAAAGAAATCAAAGGAAAATTTAATCAGGCTTACATATATACGGGATTTCCCGCTCCCGCTATTTCCAGCAAAGATTTTGTTTCAATTAAAGTTGCAAATGCTATTTTAGGCGGAAAGATGACAAGCAGACTTTTTGTCGAGTTAAGGGAAAATCTTGGACTTGCCTATGAAGTAGGTGCTGTATATACACCGAGAAAAGCAGAAAGCTATCTTGCAGTTTATATAGGGCTTGACAAGAAAAATATTGAGTTAACCTTAAAAAAGACAGATAAAATTTTGAAAGATTTCTGCACTCTAAAAGTTGACGAAGAGGAATTAAAAAATACTAAAACGTATATAAAAGGTCTTTATATTATGAGCAGGCAGACCGTAAGTAAACAGTCTTATTATTACGGCTGGCGGGAAATTGTCGGACAGGGTTGCGAATATGACAATGAATATCTTAAACAAATGGAAAAAATTACAGCACAAAATGTACTTGACGCTATAAACAAAGTATTTCTTAGTTACTCTGTCAGCGTAATTGTCAATCCCGAGGCATAA
- a CDS encoding M16 family metallopeptidase translates to MKYENGLTSILINNKNTLTATAIVFVRVGSVDEKPFQSGLSHFLEHLMFKGSKNYRGDLMGRNVENMGGYINAATAKEFTMYYINIQKDGLGESIKMLADAMQNPLFPQDEIDRERKVVIEEIQRHSDNPAAVIYEKFYETVYEASALKNSIIGTPQVVANVSREEIYGYYKTHYIPAKMIVVVSGNFDETAVEKLIGETFGKFEEQSASPDPMLFEKVHDGKDIIEYGKVETGYMLTGFLGPAINEEDIYTADTAVNILGSGKSSRLYKALYEKKHLVYSTDSYFMTEKGTGNICIISVFDSKNLKKIKDEIKKQIEYIIDGGIAEEELNRATLSIKTNWNFSLETPFGTADNIGYWHLMDNPKFVTEHMKKIESMTVSDIINFFKKYYSPATVSNIALLPSAATV, encoded by the coding sequence GTGAAATACGAAAACGGACTTACGTCTATTTTAATAAACAATAAAAATACTCTGACGGCAACAGCAATTGTTTTTGTAAGAGTGGGTTCCGTTGACGAAAAACCGTTTCAGTCGGGACTGTCCCACTTTTTAGAACATTTGATGTTTAAAGGCAGTAAAAATTACAGAGGGGATTTAATGGGCAGAAATGTTGAAAATATGGGCGGATATATAAACGCTGCTACCGCAAAAGAATTTACAATGTACTATATAAATATACAAAAAGACGGATTGGGAGAAAGTATAAAAATGCTTGCGGACGCTATGCAAAACCCGCTTTTCCCGCAGGATGAAATTGACAGAGAAAGAAAAGTTGTAATTGAAGAAATCCAAAGACATTCTGATAATCCCGCAGCTGTTATTTATGAAAAGTTTTATGAAACTGTTTATGAAGCAAGCGCGCTGAAAAACAGCATTATAGGAACACCGCAGGTTGTTGCAAATGTTTCGAGAGAAGAAATATACGGTTATTACAAAACTCATTATATTCCGGCAAAAATGATTGTTGTTGTATCGGGAAATTTTGATGAAACCGCCGTAGAGAAACTTATCGGCGAAACTTTCGGAAAATTTGAGGAGCAGTCTGCGTCTCCGGATCCGATGCTTTTTGAAAAAGTCCATGACGGAAAAGATATAATTGAATACGGAAAAGTTGAAACGGGATATATGCTTACCGGATTTCTAGGACCTGCTATAAATGAGGAAGATATCTATACTGCAGACACGGCTGTAAATATCTTGGGCAGCGGAAAAAGTTCAAGACTGTATAAAGCGCTGTATGAAAAAAAACATCTTGTATATTCGACAGATTCTTACTTTATGACTGAAAAAGGAACTGGAAATATCTGTATCATATCTGTTTTTGATTCTAAAAATCTCAAAAAAATAAAAGATGAAATCAAAAAACAAATTGAATATATTATCGACGGCGGTATTGCGGAAGAAGAATTAAATAGAGCAACACTTTCAATAAAAACAAACTGGAATTTTTCCCTTGAAACTCCTTTTGGCACCGCCGATAACATCGGGTACTGGCACTTAATGGACAATCCTAAATTTGTAACGGAACATATGAAAAAAATAGAAAGTATGACAGTCAGCGATATCATCAATTTCTTCAAGAAATACTATTCTCCCGCAACAGTTTCCAATATAGCATTATTGCCTTCAGCAGCAACTGTCTAA
- a CDS encoding MFS transporter gives MAQNETLSDAGTTNQKMTNYRWTICALLFFATTINYVDRQVLSLLQPYLSEKFHWTYSDYANITSAFQFCYAIALLFAGRFIDRLGTKKGYAWALILWSIGSMIHAFANGIGNALSPLLSVFGIVMMPVSVVGFIFARFVLGVGESGNFPSAIKTTAEWFPKKERSFATGIFNSGANIGAVVAPLSVPLIAEYFGWEYAFIIVGATGFLWIVFWKYYYDSPEKLLKKRKINKAEYNYIHSDTKEQPVENDVKEKSSKNKVRWFRLLAYRQTWSFVIGKFFTDCVWWFFLFWLPVFLKSYYGMAGTQLMMPLAVLYTMTMMGSIGGGWLPAYFVNKGMNMYPARMAAMIVIAIFPLVVLLAQPLSSISYWWPILLIGIGTSAHQAWSANLFTTVSDMFPKKVVASVTGIGGMAGSISGVIISKAGGWLFDHYSTLGHIETGYTIMFAFCAIAYLLAWCIMKLLVPKFKPITDI, from the coding sequence ATGGCACAAAATGAAACTCTTTCCGACGCCGGTACAACCAATCAAAAAATGACTAATTACAGATGGACTATCTGTGCATTGCTTTTTTTTGCCACCACGATAAATTATGTAGATAGGCAGGTCTTAAGCCTGCTGCAGCCGTATTTGTCGGAAAAGTTTCACTGGACTTACAGCGATTATGCTAACATTACTTCAGCTTTTCAGTTTTGTTACGCTATAGCCCTGCTTTTTGCAGGCAGGTTTATAGACCGGCTCGGCACTAAAAAAGGCTACGCATGGGCATTAATATTATGGTCAATAGGCTCTATGATACACGCTTTTGCAAACGGCATAGGCAACGCATTGTCACCTTTGCTTTCCGTTTTCGGCATAGTGATGATGCCAGTGTCTGTAGTAGGTTTCATATTTGCGCGTTTTGTACTGGGCGTAGGCGAATCTGGAAATTTCCCCTCAGCTATTAAAACAACAGCCGAATGGTTTCCTAAAAAAGAACGTTCCTTTGCGACAGGCATTTTCAATTCCGGCGCTAATATCGGAGCTGTTGTTGCACCGCTCAGCGTGCCTCTTATAGCAGAATACTTTGGCTGGGAATACGCATTCATTATAGTAGGGGCAACAGGATTTTTATGGATAGTCTTTTGGAAATACTACTATGACAGTCCAGAAAAACTTTTGAAAAAAAGGAAAATAAACAAAGCCGAGTATAACTATATACACAGCGATACGAAAGAACAACCTGTTGAAAATGATGTCAAAGAGAAAAGCAGCAAAAACAAAGTCCGCTGGTTTCGTCTTCTCGCATACAGACAGACTTGGTCTTTTGTCATAGGCAAATTTTTTACAGATTGCGTTTGGTGGTTTTTTTTATTTTGGCTACCGGTTTTCCTTAAATCATACTATGGTATGGCAGGTACGCAGCTTATGATGCCTCTTGCGGTGCTGTACACTATGACGATGATGGGCAGCATAGGCGGAGGATGGTTGCCCGCTTATTTTGTCAATAAGGGTATGAATATGTATCCTGCCCGCATGGCAGCTATGATTGTCATAGCAATATTCCCCCTTGTAGTGCTGTTAGCGCAGCCGTTAAGCAGTATCAGCTATTGGTGGCCTATTTTGCTGATAGGAATCGGAACATCGGCTCACCAAGCATGGTCGGCAAACCTTTTTACTACAGTGTCAGATATGTTTCCTAAAAAAGTTGTAGCTTCAGTAACCGGCATCGGCGGAATGGCAGGCAGTATCAGCGGCGTAATTATTTCCAAAGCCGGCGGCTGGCTGTTTGATCATTACAGCACATTAGGACATATTGAGACAGGATATACTATAATGTTTGCTTTTTGCGCAATTGCCTATTTGTTGGCATGGTGTATAATGAAACTGCTCGTTCCTAAGTTTAAACCTATAACAGATATATAG